The Opitutaceae bacterium genome has a window encoding:
- a CDS encoding MlaD family protein — MNQTQMTARVGLFFLIGVALVWVTWEALHNGKLSPEKGYTVVASFNTLKELKPGDPVRMAGVQIGNVQETRLNKGRAEAVLTIEDQYPIANDSTATIAMAGLIGANYITIDAGNPDSAGVLPPGGSVKTTESADLQQIINDLGGLGKELRGTLAQISGNASGPDGQGGLFQKLDKLVTENSTKISNTMSNLEDITAKIRNGEGTFGKLVNDPEAYNRLLATVEEIKLAASDARTFVASGQEVVAHVKSGKGAVGTLIYDEKAAENLRYTLNNLREVSDKLNNPNSTFGQLIGNDQLLREMQGTIKKADRALDGLADQGPISAVGAVAQGLF; from the coding sequence ATGAACCAGACACAAATGACGGCCCGCGTGGGCCTGTTCTTCCTGATCGGCGTGGCCCTCGTCTGGGTCACCTGGGAGGCCCTGCACAACGGCAAGTTGTCTCCAGAAAAAGGATACACGGTTGTCGCGTCCTTCAACACGCTCAAGGAGCTGAAGCCCGGCGATCCCGTGCGGATGGCCGGCGTGCAGATTGGCAACGTGCAGGAAACCCGCCTCAACAAGGGCCGGGCCGAGGCGGTGCTCACGATCGAGGACCAGTATCCAATCGCGAATGACAGCACCGCCACGATCGCAATGGCCGGGCTAATCGGCGCCAACTACATCACCATCGACGCGGGCAACCCGGACTCCGCCGGCGTCCTGCCCCCGGGCGGCAGCGTGAAGACAACGGAGAGCGCAGACCTGCAGCAGATCATCAACGACCTCGGTGGACTCGGCAAGGAGCTCCGCGGCACCCTCGCCCAGATCAGCGGCAACGCCTCGGGCCCGGACGGCCAGGGCGGTCTGTTCCAAAAGCTCGACAAGCTTGTCACCGAGAACAGCACGAAGATCTCCAACACCATGTCCAATCTCGAGGACATCACGGCGAAGATCCGCAACGGCGAGGGCACCTTTGGAAAGCTTGTCAACGACCCCGAAGCCTACAACCGCCTCCTGGCGACGGTCGAGGAGATCAAGCTCGCCGCAAGCGACGCGCGCACGTTTGTGGCAAGCGGCCAGGAGGTTGTGGCGCACGTGAAGTCCGGCAAGGGTGCCGTGGGCACGCTCATCTATGACGAGAAGGCCGCGGAGAACCTCCGGTACACGCTGAACAACCTGCGTGAAGTCTCGGACAAGCTCAACAACCCGAACAGCACGTTCGGACAGCTTATCGGCAATGATCAGTTGCTGCGGGAGATGCAGGGTACCATCAAGAAGGCCGACCGGGCGCTTGATGGCCTCGCCGACCAGGGCCCCATCTCGGCCGTGGGCGCCGTCGCCCAGGGCCTCTTCTAG
- a CDS encoding RsmE family RNA methyltransferase has product MNLCLFRPEEVSRPLPLQDPRAEHVLKVLRRRPGDTFDAGLLNGPRGKARIAAVHADRLDLEFSWGATPPLPPDVRLWIGLPRPQTARKVLSEATAAGVREIHFFASEKGEPSYGTSTLWTSGEWRRHLVAGAEQAFCTHLPHVTWNRSLQELAGELPDNGSRLALDVYEATGHLAQVQPEMPVVLALGAERGWSAGERELLRSRSFALVHLGSRVLRVETATTFSLGMLAGLALNNRHKPIGAP; this is encoded by the coding sequence GTGAACCTCTGCCTGTTCCGGCCCGAGGAAGTGTCGCGGCCCCTGCCGCTTCAGGATCCTCGGGCGGAACATGTGCTCAAGGTCCTTCGCCGCCGTCCCGGGGATACGTTCGACGCCGGCCTCCTCAATGGCCCCCGGGGCAAGGCGCGCATCGCAGCCGTTCACGCCGACCGGCTGGACCTCGAGTTCAGTTGGGGCGCCACCCCTCCCCTTCCTCCGGATGTGCGGCTCTGGATCGGATTGCCTCGTCCCCAGACCGCGCGGAAGGTCCTCTCAGAAGCCACCGCCGCCGGTGTGCGCGAGATCCACTTCTTCGCCTCGGAGAAAGGGGAGCCTTCGTATGGCACCAGCACGCTTTGGACGTCCGGGGAATGGCGGCGTCACCTCGTTGCAGGAGCCGAACAGGCCTTCTGCACCCATTTGCCACACGTGACCTGGAACCGCTCGTTGCAGGAGCTTGCAGGAGAACTCCCGGACAACGGCTCGCGGCTCGCCCTCGACGTTTACGAGGCGACAGGACACCTGGCTCAGGTGCAGCCAGAGATGCCCGTGGTGCTTGCCTTGGGAGCCGAGCGCGGCTGGTCAGCGGGCGAGCGAGAACTTCTTCGCAGCCGGAGTTTTGCACTCGTGCACCTCGGCAGCCGGGTGCTCCGGGTCGAGACGGCGACCACGTTTTCCCTTGGCATGCTTGCCGGATTGGCCCTGAACAATCGCCATAAGCCCATCGGCGCTCCGTAG
- a CDS encoding DUF6268 family outer membrane beta-barrel protein has protein sequence MKHSLLRSFIPVATFVAGTTIAAAQGQRPPDTELGLYIAYSARSDARVGEQQLGELAVASARFSATIGSFQALNGVFTYGTTFQWLGIDASDSAPLPDSIAAAGLDLGYSTPVLTDKRLIVGVRPGFNGAGFNVAGTVFLTGKTTETFTWLAGVVLDAHNEYPVLPVVGFVWQPAERWTVALRVPRSEIAYRFNPELEASLGFSFGTGTYKTNAVPVTASGRNLSDSWFDYREIRVGPALAWNVDPNFQIRAETGWVVDRRFEFDDQDVVVRSDDTVYAGLSGVWSW, from the coding sequence ATGAAGCATTCGCTCCTTCGTTCCTTTATCCCTGTCGCGACATTCGTCGCCGGCACCACCATTGCCGCCGCACAAGGCCAGCGCCCGCCCGACACTGAGCTCGGCCTCTATATAGCCTACTCGGCGCGCTCAGATGCACGTGTAGGGGAACAACAATTGGGCGAGCTGGCAGTCGCCAGCGCTCGATTCTCCGCTACCATTGGATCCTTCCAGGCGCTGAATGGTGTCTTCACCTACGGCACCACGTTTCAGTGGCTTGGGATCGACGCGTCCGATTCCGCGCCGCTACCTGATTCCATCGCCGCCGCCGGCCTTGACCTCGGGTACTCCACCCCCGTGTTGACCGACAAGCGGCTCATCGTCGGTGTCCGTCCCGGTTTCAATGGCGCGGGATTCAATGTTGCCGGAACCGTGTTTCTCACGGGCAAAACAACCGAGACATTCACCTGGCTCGCGGGTGTCGTCCTCGACGCCCATAACGAATATCCTGTCCTCCCGGTGGTGGGCTTCGTCTGGCAACCCGCGGAAAGGTGGACGGTCGCCCTCCGCGTCCCCCGCAGCGAGATCGCCTACCGGTTCAATCCCGAGCTTGAAGCAAGTCTCGGCTTCAGCTTCGGCACCGGCACGTACAAGACGAACGCGGTCCCCGTCACTGCCAGCGGTCGCAACTTGAGCGACTCGTGGTTCGACTACCGCGAAATCAGGGTGGGTCCTGCCCTCGCCTGGAACGTCGACCCCAATTTCCAAATCCGCGCAGAAACAGGCTGGGTGGTGGACCGCCGCTTCGAGTTCGACGACCAGGACGTGGTGGTTCGCAGCGACGATACCGTCTACGCCGGCCTCTCCGGGGTTTGGAGTTGGTAA
- a CDS encoding ATP-binding cassette domain-containing protein gives MKPALRQQRRQSQQRPPVGVEVEGLGKVYGSQTVLRNISLSIKPGEIFTIMGPSGSGKSVLLRQIAGIERPTQGSVRIEGYDPADPDTRDRFALALVFQAGGLFNSLSVYDNLALYPLEHRLCPKKEIADRVMRALKILSLENAVKKFPSELSGGMKKRVAIARALVMEPQLLLYDEPTSELDPIMGATICEIIATLKHEFNVTSIVVSHDRDLALTISDRVAILMKGQLRSLSTPKELGDNPDPAVRDFLNPVIDIKNPRYQKLDTL, from the coding sequence ATGAAACCCGCCCTCCGCCAGCAACGCCGCCAGAGCCAGCAACGCCCCCCCGTCGGCGTCGAGGTCGAGGGGCTTGGAAAGGTGTACGGTTCCCAGACCGTGCTGCGAAACATCTCCCTCTCGATCAAGCCCGGCGAGATCTTCACGATCATGGGGCCGAGCGGCTCCGGCAAAAGCGTCCTCCTGCGGCAGATCGCAGGCATCGAGCGGCCCACGCAGGGCTCCGTCCGAATCGAAGGTTACGACCCAGCCGATCCCGACACCCGCGATCGTTTTGCGCTCGCGCTGGTGTTCCAGGCAGGCGGCTTGTTCAACTCGCTCTCCGTCTACGACAACCTGGCTCTGTACCCGCTTGAGCACCGCCTCTGCCCCAAGAAGGAGATCGCGGATCGCGTCATGCGGGCGCTGAAGATCCTGTCGCTTGAAAACGCCGTGAAGAAGTTTCCGTCGGAGCTTTCCGGCGGCATGAAGAAACGCGTGGCCATCGCGCGCGCGCTCGTGATGGAGCCGCAGCTGCTGCTCTATGACGAGCCCACCTCGGAGCTCGACCCGATCATGGGGGCCACCATCTGCGAGATCATCGCCACGCTGAAGCACGAGTTCAACGTCACGAGCATCGTGGTGTCGCACGACCGCGACCTCGCGCTCACGATTTCCGACCGCGTGGCCATCCTCATGAAGGGGCAGCTGCGCTCGCTCAGTACGCCGAAGGAACTCGGCGACAACCCGGATCCTGCGGTCCGGGACTTCCTCAACCCGGTCATCGACATCAAGAACCCGCGTTACCAGAAACTCGACACTTTATGA
- a CDS encoding RsmD family RNA methyltransferase, translated as MRISGGRARGIPLRVPKGDAVRPATDGLRQSLFSSLGMRVEGAVFVDFCAGSGAYGLEAISRGAKGGVAVEKNAKAAECLRSNLAAVAKSAGVEEGCLEIATCDLEQWFPSPGFTADIIFADPPYKLIDRLAASVFAKAQLCMNGIDGGIVAFEMPGSQTVMIPGWEEIKRIGRGGALQPTVAMFRRSV; from the coding sequence ATGAGAATCAGCGGCGGTCGTGCGCGTGGAATCCCACTGCGCGTTCCAAAAGGGGACGCCGTGCGGCCGGCGACCGACGGCTTGCGCCAGTCGCTGTTTTCAAGCTTGGGTATGCGGGTCGAAGGTGCGGTTTTCGTCGACTTCTGCGCCGGCAGCGGGGCCTATGGCCTCGAGGCGATCAGTCGCGGTGCGAAGGGAGGCGTGGCTGTGGAAAAGAACGCGAAGGCGGCGGAGTGCCTCCGTTCAAACCTGGCTGCGGTAGCAAAGAGCGCGGGGGTTGAGGAGGGCTGCTTGGAAATCGCCACCTGCGATCTGGAGCAGTGGTTCCCGAGCCCTGGGTTCACGGCGGATATTATCTTCGCTGATCCCCCTTATAAGCTGATTGATCGCCTTGCCGCGAGTGTGTTCGCGAAGGCCCAACTTTGCATGAACGGCATTGATGGCGGTATTGTGGCTTTCGAAATGCCTGGATCCCAGACGGTAATGATACCCGGTTGGGAGGAGATCAAGCGGATCGGCAGGGGAGGTGCGCTCCAGCCGACAGTGGCGATGTTTAGACGATCCGTATGA
- a CDS encoding ABC transporter permease: protein MISLRQNLDALGSAVLMTCRAFTTLPAAPRILKRVSEQIYLGGHHSLPIVSVLSFFIGAVLALQAGLTLNNVGMKQLIGTLVGEAMVRELGPVMVAILLAGRVGSATTAELSSMKVYQEVDALVTMNIPPERFLVLPRLLAVLLYMPVLTMIGIVIGWIGGAVVCNYVSFISVDPQQYFQSLQLYLTPEKLFKGLLKAEIFGFVVIVIACNTGLRTRGGPREIGFSVTRSVVYSLITILVLDYFITKTLA, encoded by the coding sequence ATGATCTCACTCCGCCAGAACCTAGACGCCCTCGGCAGCGCCGTCTTGATGACGTGCCGCGCGTTCACCACGCTGCCCGCGGCGCCCCGCATCCTGAAGCGGGTGTCTGAACAGATCTACCTGGGCGGCCACCATTCCCTGCCAATCGTTTCCGTCCTGAGCTTCTTCATCGGCGCGGTGCTCGCCCTGCAGGCGGGCCTCACGCTCAACAATGTCGGCATGAAGCAGCTCATTGGCACCCTGGTCGGAGAAGCCATGGTGCGCGAGCTCGGCCCCGTGATGGTCGCCATTCTGCTCGCAGGCCGCGTCGGGTCCGCGACCACGGCCGAGCTGTCGTCCATGAAGGTGTACCAGGAGGTGGATGCGCTGGTCACCATGAACATCCCTCCGGAACGCTTTCTCGTTCTGCCCAGGCTCCTCGCAGTTCTCCTCTACATGCCGGTGCTCACAATGATCGGCATCGTCATCGGCTGGATCGGCGGAGCGGTGGTCTGCAATTACGTCTCGTTCATCAGCGTCGACCCGCAGCAGTATTTCCAAAGCCTGCAGCTCTACCTGACACCTGAGAAGCTCTTCAAGGGCCTGCTCAAGGCGGAGATCTTCGGCTTCGTCGTGATTGTCATCGCATGCAACACCGGCCTCCGCACCCGCGGCGGCCCGCGCGAGATCGGCTTCTCGGTCACGCGCTCGGTGGTGTACTCGCTCATCACCATTCTGGTCCTCGACTACTTCATCACCAAAACGCTCGCCTGA